One genomic segment of Gimesia chilikensis includes these proteins:
- a CDS encoding PSD1 and planctomycete cytochrome C domain-containing protein, which produces MYPACRTISQRVAILSLILLSLTVTSLVQAEKPAPGLELFENKIRPVLIEHCYECHSAATTDIKGGLRVDSREAIRSGGESGAAVVPHQTGQSLLLDALRHDSFEMPPGKKLPDEVIADFVKWVELGAPDSRDQPPSVDEAASLSWKAIFEKRRQWWSLQPLQKVTPPIVTNNDWSERPVDRFLLEKLQQSHLQPAKTASPRTLIRRLSFVLTGLPPTPEEVEEFVSAAKQDRQAAYERLVDRLLASPHYGERFARHWMDVVRYTDTYGYEWDNPAKGSWEYRDYLIRAFNQDVGFDQLVREQIAGDLLPEPRINRQSGFQESLIGPMFYHMGEHRHGDSINFNGIHQEMVNNKIDAFSKAFLASTVACARCHDHKLDAISQRDYYAMAAVFMTPRWTSRVIDAPGKQDVLIGQLLKLRNEIQQELKLVWSQQAEQFTSELATALDPSAEDSRSRIWREALGLTTEKKQKSVKLKAGDIAWPANQLLKLSTPAEIKTNWEQLQVAWRTASETHRRQNKERFKVLTDFSKSGFPEGWQVEGDGIRFGYVTEGTPLVSLQGEQLIQQLLPRGYHTHALSSKLPGAIRPPSERKLPGKMVSLNVAGGEWSGFLRTPDNAFQTENVIFFDRSEPAWQTFADRPLVNGIQRMMFEIATSDLNPDFPPRTGKTRAGGKLLPAEDFGFDKRSWFSVTKIVSHDQPGTPADEQAHFSTLYDQTVPDNQTEASQRIAAWLTGSVKRWCQDQPNAGDVTLINWLLKNRLLDNHADAGSRLKQLVTEYRQIESQIQFAHTANSMDERGLTEVSYPLNIRGNVDDPGKLIPPDFLEVFAGRHQVPQSPGSGRLELSEYLISPEHPLTARVYVNRVWQWVFGEGLVRTPNDFGHLGEQPTHPELLDYLAQEFMADGWSTRRLVRRLVLTQAFQQSGTVSELSKDIDADNHLWHHYPTRRLEAEAIRDSLLTVSGSLDRRLYGRPIEVPRSKPDPAKRLFDGPLDGAGRRSIYLRMSIMDPPRFLVGFNLPDLKLPTGKRDVTNVPNQALILMNDPFVISQAEEWSKRLITYSSETVEQRLQQMFLTAYGRHPEASEVKRWTALIEELGGTHERSGLLQNPEVWRHVAHAMFNTKEFIYYR; this is translated from the coding sequence ATGTACCCAGCCTGCAGAACAATTTCACAGAGAGTCGCGATACTCAGTCTGATACTGTTGTCGCTGACCGTCACCAGTCTTGTACAGGCCGAGAAGCCTGCTCCCGGTCTGGAACTGTTCGAGAATAAAATCCGACCGGTGCTGATCGAGCATTGTTACGAATGTCATTCTGCAGCAACCACCGACATCAAAGGGGGACTGCGAGTTGACAGTCGTGAGGCGATTCGCAGTGGGGGAGAATCGGGCGCTGCAGTGGTTCCGCATCAGACCGGGCAAAGCCTGTTACTCGATGCGCTCCGACACGATTCATTTGAGATGCCGCCGGGTAAGAAGCTACCTGATGAGGTCATTGCCGACTTTGTCAAGTGGGTGGAGCTGGGCGCACCAGACTCCCGCGATCAACCGCCGAGCGTCGATGAAGCCGCCTCGCTCTCCTGGAAAGCGATCTTCGAAAAACGACGTCAGTGGTGGAGTCTGCAACCACTGCAGAAGGTCACGCCACCCATCGTGACGAACAACGACTGGTCTGAACGACCCGTGGATCGTTTTCTGTTAGAGAAGTTGCAGCAATCTCATTTACAACCCGCCAAAACTGCGAGTCCACGAACTCTCATCAGGCGACTTTCGTTCGTATTAACGGGACTGCCTCCCACACCTGAAGAAGTCGAAGAGTTCGTCTCAGCAGCAAAACAGGATCGTCAGGCTGCCTACGAGCGACTGGTAGACCGGCTACTGGCATCGCCTCATTATGGGGAGCGGTTTGCCCGGCACTGGATGGACGTCGTGCGATACACGGACACCTATGGTTACGAATGGGATAACCCCGCCAAGGGTTCCTGGGAGTATCGCGATTATCTGATTCGCGCATTCAACCAGGATGTAGGCTTTGATCAACTGGTGCGTGAGCAGATCGCAGGCGACCTGTTACCCGAACCACGGATTAACCGGCAGAGCGGGTTTCAAGAAAGCCTGATCGGCCCGATGTTCTACCATATGGGCGAACATCGTCACGGCGACAGCATCAATTTTAACGGCATTCACCAGGAGATGGTCAACAATAAGATAGATGCCTTCTCGAAAGCGTTTCTGGCGAGCACCGTTGCCTGCGCCCGCTGTCACGATCATAAGCTGGATGCCATATCCCAACGAGACTATTATGCGATGGCAGCGGTCTTCATGACACCCCGCTGGACGTCACGTGTGATTGATGCCCCGGGTAAACAGGATGTACTGATCGGACAGTTGTTAAAACTGCGAAATGAAATCCAACAGGAATTAAAACTGGTCTGGAGTCAGCAGGCCGAGCAGTTCACCTCCGAACTTGCGACTGCCCTCGATCCCTCTGCTGAAGACTCCCGTTCCCGCATCTGGCGCGAAGCGTTAGGGTTGACTACAGAAAAAAAACAGAAGTCCGTCAAATTAAAAGCAGGGGACATCGCGTGGCCGGCTAATCAACTGTTGAAATTATCCACGCCAGCTGAAATCAAAACAAACTGGGAGCAGCTGCAGGTAGCCTGGCGCACTGCCAGCGAAACACATCGTCGACAGAACAAAGAGCGATTTAAGGTACTGACGGACTTCTCAAAATCCGGTTTTCCTGAAGGCTGGCAGGTCGAAGGAGACGGTATTCGCTTTGGATATGTTACAGAGGGAACTCCTTTAGTCTCTCTGCAGGGAGAGCAACTGATTCAGCAACTGTTGCCCCGCGGATATCACACACATGCACTTTCTTCTAAATTACCGGGAGCGATCCGACCACCGTCTGAGCGAAAGCTACCAGGAAAGATGGTCAGCCTGAATGTGGCTGGCGGTGAGTGGAGCGGTTTTCTCCGCACACCTGACAATGCGTTTCAAACTGAGAATGTGATCTTTTTTGATCGAAGCGAGCCAGCCTGGCAGACCTTTGCTGATCGTCCGCTGGTCAACGGCATCCAGCGAATGATGTTTGAAATCGCAACCAGCGATCTGAATCCCGATTTCCCACCCCGGACCGGAAAAACCCGGGCCGGCGGCAAGCTGCTGCCTGCGGAGGATTTTGGTTTTGATAAACGGAGCTGGTTCAGTGTGACAAAAATTGTCAGCCATGATCAACCAGGAACGCCCGCGGATGAACAGGCCCACTTCTCTACCTTATATGACCAGACCGTTCCAGATAATCAGACCGAGGCCAGCCAGCGGATCGCAGCCTGGTTGACCGGAAGCGTGAAGCGCTGGTGTCAGGATCAACCGAATGCTGGTGATGTCACGTTGATCAACTGGCTGCTGAAAAACCGGCTGCTGGATAATCATGCTGACGCGGGTTCGCGTCTCAAGCAACTGGTCACCGAGTACCGCCAGATAGAGTCGCAAATCCAGTTTGCTCACACAGCTAACAGTATGGATGAACGTGGTTTGACAGAGGTTTCTTATCCCCTCAATATCCGGGGGAATGTTGATGATCCCGGAAAACTGATTCCGCCTGACTTTCTGGAAGTCTTTGCCGGACGGCATCAGGTTCCTCAGAGCCCGGGCAGTGGTCGACTGGAACTGTCAGAGTACCTGATCAGCCCGGAACATCCTCTGACCGCGCGAGTCTATGTGAACCGGGTCTGGCAGTGGGTCTTTGGTGAGGGACTTGTACGAACCCCCAATGACTTCGGGCACCTGGGTGAGCAACCCACGCATCCGGAACTGCTGGACTACCTGGCGCAGGAATTCATGGCAGACGGCTGGTCAACCAGACGCCTGGTACGCCGACTGGTACTGACGCAGGCATTTCAACAGTCGGGAACCGTGTCTGAACTGTCCAAAGACATTGATGCAGACAACCATTTATGGCATCACTACCCGACCCGTAGACTGGAAGCCGAGGCGATTCGCGATTCGCTGCTGACGGTGTCTGGTAGTCTGGACCGTCGGTTGTATGGTCGTCCGATTGAAGTTCCCCGATCCAAACCCGATCCTGCGAAACGACTGTTCGATGGTCCCCTGGATGGTGCAGGGCGGCGCTCGATTTATCTGCGGATGTCGATCATGGATCCTCCCCGGTTTCTGGTTGGCTTTAATCTGCCGGATTTAAAACTCCCCACCGGCAAACGAGATGTCACTAATGTGCCCAACCAGGCCTTGATCCTGATGAACGATCCATTTGTCATCAGTCAGGCAGAGGAGTGGTCGAAGCGTCTGATTACTTATTCAAGTGAAACGGTGGAACAACGGTTACAGCAGATGTTTCTGACTGCCTATGGACGACATCCCGAAGCGAGTGAAGTCAAACGCTGGACAGCGTTGATTGAAGAACTGGGAGGGACGCATGAGCGGAGCGGATTGCTGCAGAATCCAGAGGTCTGGCGGCATGTGGCTCACGCCATGTTTAATACCAAAGAATTCATTTATTACCGGTAA
- a CDS encoding DUF1501 domain-containing protein, which yields MQSSSFRYSRCPGALPVNSRRGFLKQTSAGFGWLALAGLLGEQSRLQAAPQSTPPHHAPRVKNVIFCFMDGGPSHVDTFDPKPALKTHEGKPIGAGAVSKRSQSSAGRVWLGSPWKFRQRGESGLWVSDLFPQLAQVADELCVVRSMVGELPLHGQQNLLLHTGRIIGQAPSMGAWVSYGLGTENRNLPAYVVLNNDWVPNGGLENFGSSFLPATHQATQLRAKGVPVDNIRPGDSLSLQQRKLELLAAQDQIFADKASAASPIESAIANYETAFRMQTLVPEVSDISQEPAYIQREYGVDSTDEHQHYYAIQALRARRLVEAGVRFVEITCPSFDSNNSPWDQHGQLKKNHEKNARITEQSVAALIIDLKRRGLLDETLVVWAGEMGRTPHTPKVTPTCGRDHHVNGYSLFLAGGGFKPGITFGETDEFGNAVVEHPLSIHDIHATILHQLGLNHEALTFRHGGRDHRLTDVHGHVIQEILS from the coding sequence ATGCAGAGCTCATCATTCCGTTACAGTCGCTGCCCGGGGGCATTGCCCGTCAATTCCCGCCGTGGCTTCCTGAAGCAGACGAGTGCCGGTTTTGGCTGGTTGGCGCTGGCAGGTCTGCTGGGTGAGCAGAGTCGATTGCAGGCAGCACCGCAATCAACGCCGCCCCATCATGCACCGCGCGTCAAAAATGTCATCTTTTGTTTTATGGACGGCGGACCCAGTCACGTGGATACGTTCGATCCCAAGCCAGCATTGAAAACGCATGAAGGGAAACCGATCGGGGCAGGGGCCGTTTCCAAGCGATCTCAATCGAGTGCTGGTCGGGTCTGGCTGGGAAGTCCCTGGAAATTCCGACAACGGGGTGAGAGCGGTCTCTGGGTCAGCGATCTGTTTCCGCAGCTGGCTCAAGTGGCTGACGAACTGTGTGTCGTACGTTCCATGGTGGGAGAACTACCCTTACATGGTCAACAGAATCTGTTGTTGCACACGGGGCGGATCATCGGACAGGCACCGAGTATGGGGGCCTGGGTTTCTTATGGACTGGGTACCGAGAACCGTAATCTTCCCGCCTACGTCGTGTTGAATAACGACTGGGTACCGAATGGTGGCCTGGAAAACTTTGGCAGTTCGTTTCTCCCCGCTACACATCAGGCAACGCAGTTGCGTGCGAAAGGCGTCCCCGTGGATAACATCCGGCCGGGTGATTCACTATCGCTGCAACAGCGCAAGCTGGAACTGCTGGCTGCACAGGACCAGATCTTCGCGGACAAAGCCTCTGCAGCTTCACCCATTGAGAGTGCGATCGCCAACTACGAAACCGCGTTTCGGATGCAGACCCTGGTTCCTGAAGTCTCCGACATCAGTCAGGAGCCTGCTTACATCCAGCGCGAGTATGGCGTGGATTCGACCGACGAACATCAGCACTACTACGCAATCCAGGCACTGCGAGCCCGGCGTCTTGTCGAAGCGGGAGTCCGATTTGTGGAGATCACGTGTCCCAGTTTCGACAGCAATAACAGTCCCTGGGATCAGCACGGGCAGCTCAAGAAAAACCATGAGAAGAATGCGCGGATTACGGAACAGTCCGTGGCGGCGCTGATTATCGATCTGAAACGACGTGGTCTACTCGATGAGACGCTGGTCGTCTGGGCGGGAGAAATGGGACGGACTCCCCATACGCCGAAAGTCACGCCGACCTGTGGTCGTGATCATCATGTCAACGGCTACAGTCTGTTCCTGGCCGGGGGTGGCTTTAAACCGGGAATCACTTTCGGAGAGACCGACGAATTTGGCAATGCGGTCGTCGAACACCCACTGTCGATTCATGACATCCATGCGACGATTCTGCATCAACTGGGCCTGAATCATGAAGCACTGACGTTTCGACATGGGGGCCGTGACCATCGTTTGACTGATGTGCACGGACATGTAATCCAGGAGATACTGAGTTAA
- a CDS encoding alkaline phosphatase D family protein produces MFDYKRLNEAVKAENGISRRLFLSYGAALSTLPLLGRASWANPSPVFQKDPFTLGVASGDPDSTSVILWTRLAPEPLQPHGGLGPQPIEVKWELAEDEGFQKLVASGTAQATPQLGHSVHVEAKGLKPDHWYWYRFQAGDAVSPVGRTRTMPETTAMPDQLKFAFASCQNYEQGLFTAYEQMAQDDLDLVFHLGDYIYEYQSGRNGKIRTHFGPEIESLGDYRIRHSQYRADPLLHNMHAKCPWFVTWDDHEFDNNCAADVSEELDADPIDYLLRRANAYQAYYEMMPLRPGCLPQGPHMQLYRQGGFGRLADFFVLDTRQYRSDQPNGDKKSPLNQSAMARSNSLLGGPQRNWLQSQLISSDATWNVLAQQVMMGMVSFSSKDEERVYSMDQWPGSAYERMQLMQFMADRRVPNPVVLTGDIHSNWVNNLRVDDRKPETPVVATEFVGTSISSGGNGVQKRKGHADILSHNPCVQFQNSERGYVRCTVTPKDWTSEYMVVDDVTRPGGHVTPRAAFVVEAGTPGAQPA; encoded by the coding sequence ATGTTCGATTACAAACGGCTTAATGAAGCAGTTAAAGCAGAGAACGGTATCAGCCGTCGTCTCTTTTTATCTTATGGTGCAGCGCTGTCGACTCTCCCTTTACTGGGTCGAGCCAGTTGGGCAAATCCCTCTCCCGTTTTCCAGAAAGATCCATTCACTCTGGGTGTCGCTTCGGGCGATCCGGACTCGACCAGTGTGATTTTATGGACCCGCCTCGCACCCGAACCACTGCAGCCCCACGGCGGTTTAGGTCCTCAGCCGATTGAAGTCAAATGGGAACTGGCGGAAGACGAAGGCTTTCAGAAGCTGGTAGCTTCAGGCACGGCCCAGGCAACTCCACAGCTCGGGCATTCCGTGCACGTGGAAGCGAAAGGCCTGAAACCCGATCACTGGTACTGGTATCGGTTCCAGGCAGGCGATGCCGTCAGCCCCGTGGGACGTACGCGGACAATGCCTGAAACCACCGCGATGCCGGACCAGCTGAAATTTGCTTTCGCCAGCTGTCAGAACTATGAACAGGGGCTGTTTACCGCCTACGAACAGATGGCCCAGGACGACCTGGACCTGGTCTTCCATCTGGGCGATTACATCTACGAATATCAGTCTGGCAGAAACGGCAAGATCCGCACACACTTTGGCCCCGAGATCGAATCACTGGGCGACTACCGGATTCGTCACTCCCAGTACCGCGCTGATCCATTGCTGCATAACATGCATGCGAAATGCCCCTGGTTTGTAACCTGGGATGACCATGAATTTGATAATAACTGTGCCGCTGATGTCTCCGAAGAACTGGATGCCGACCCGATTGACTATCTGCTCAGACGGGCCAACGCTTACCAGGCATATTATGAAATGATGCCGCTGAGACCTGGTTGTCTGCCACAGGGACCGCATATGCAGCTCTATCGCCAGGGTGGTTTTGGACGATTGGCAGATTTCTTTGTGCTGGATACGCGCCAGTATCGTTCCGATCAGCCGAACGGGGATAAGAAATCTCCGCTGAATCAATCAGCTATGGCACGCAGTAATTCGCTGCTGGGTGGTCCACAGCGGAACTGGCTGCAGTCCCAGCTGATCAGCTCAGATGCAACCTGGAACGTTCTGGCCCAGCAGGTGATGATGGGCATGGTGAGTTTCTCTTCGAAAGATGAAGAGCGGGTCTATTCCATGGACCAGTGGCCCGGCAGTGCCTATGAACGGATGCAGTTAATGCAATTCATGGCTGATCGCCGCGTCCCCAATCCGGTGGTGTTAACAGGTGACATTCATTCCAACTGGGTGAATAATCTGCGTGTGGATGACCGCAAGCCGGAAACACCTGTCGTGGCAACCGAATTTGTAGGAACCTCCATCAGCAGTGGTGGGAACGGTGTGCAGAAACGAAAAGGGCATGCTGACATTCTCTCACACAACCCCTGCGTTCAGTTCCAGAACTCCGAACGTGGCTATGTCCGCTGCACCGTGACTCCTAAAGACTGGACCAGCGAGTACATGGTGGTGGATGATGTCACCCGTCCCGGGGGGCATGTCACTCCGCGGGCTGCATTCGTAGTCGAAGCGGGTACTCCGGGAGCACAACCGGCTTAA
- a CDS encoding PAS domain S-box protein: protein MHIFRSDSGVDDADYVHVEYSGWKKVAQSPFLQAGLASLFLILVLVLFQKPSIIPQTTSESATELQQRQVVGQLQVQTAEIVKHLLLLSNPQQAASSYQRLDELLNQWNAQHHQLSQTVKDSATAAAKLDGQITPLFEQITSDVLEALSGQQSPEAMLPRVLTSEQKLMPLLVEFQSVLPDADQAQTGHAASVSHHWFFWLVLPVTAYAASFYLLTRVRKRQDTLDQRETDLDLRTQNLKSNQSQLAASISASFHETWSWTEQTNEFWCSESFWRVFGYTAESEFPLAQYEEFLSHLGAGNRESWEAAIERHLQENKPIDLKVRTRNQLGFSRWVRIQAQALNGEREGQRTLIGTVEDIHDYQLTKLQLNQSEKLLSRVGEVARIGGWHLDLETRELFWTQETYAIHEVEPGYRPSIETAYSFYTPEARPVLQSALERSIETGQSWDLKLPFITAKGRHIWVRAQGELEYEQGNPVRLVGAFQDITEEKQREADFLILQYDEYTSRAHLDGVIRAATEVSIIATDPEGIITLFSPGAEQLLGYSAREMIGIQTPECFHLAEEIEEHARELTTALGRKIENFETFIALAQQGDSDKREWTYVCKDGSHRTVELTVTAIRDQYQQIEGYLGVGIDITLQKQNEKQLSRLATAVSKSTNGVVITDAQGRVEWVNDRFTRITGYSLEEVMGQTPGAMLQGEKTDPQVIEYMSRKIRTGESFETELINYHKSGAEYWVHLKVDPILDADGMLTGFMAIENDITERKQAEQELLDSREKIRRLIDALPVAAYTCNTQGLITYYNQAAADFWGREPQIENPEDRFCGSFKLFGTDGSPIPHEKCWMALALDTGKTLHGGEIVVESEDGSRKTALAHVSPLFNFEGELTGAVNVLVDISDRIALEKSLREATVRLELCLKVLDQHAIVAETDLSGTIRHVNEMFCKVSGYSEAETIGQTHSIVNSGTHSREFWKEVFRTIAAEGMWQGEICNRRKNGEPYWVDTTIATMKDGEGTPTGYLAIRNDITELKQAQEAALAASQSKSEFLANMSHEIRTPLTAILGYADLLKNDAEFSTSPRKRDQAVNTIQEAGNHLLTVINDILDLSKIEAQKVQLDYTTTQVFQILDHIESLLRPPATEKGVEMVTRIQNPIPDLIKSDPTRLRQILMNLVGNAVKFTEQGQIQLIVELSQQGETAFLQFDIQDTGPGMSSAQAEKIFNAFSQADTSVTRQHGGTGLGLVISRKLARLMNGEVSLVWTKEGTGTCFRLLLPIETVDETRYVTSRLQDELEQTEHKTSLATLALPAGTRILLAEDGPDNQRLISFLLKKKGAEVDVADNGAIALRKFHEAEQAGQPYHLLLTDMQMPEMDGYTLASTLRAAGAKLPIVALTAHAMAEDRQKCLDAGCDDYLSKPVNSKVLAKTLLHWITLQTPTETEPPSVL, encoded by the coding sequence ATGCATATTTTTCGTTCTGATTCAGGTGTCGATGACGCGGACTATGTCCATGTTGAGTATTCCGGGTGGAAAAAGGTTGCTCAATCACCTTTCCTGCAGGCTGGTCTCGCCAGTTTATTCCTGATTCTAGTACTGGTTCTGTTTCAGAAGCCGTCAATCATACCGCAGACAACTTCCGAATCCGCAACTGAGCTACAGCAGCGACAGGTGGTTGGTCAACTTCAGGTTCAGACGGCAGAAATCGTCAAACATCTGCTGCTGTTGAGCAACCCGCAGCAGGCTGCCAGCAGCTATCAAAGACTGGACGAATTATTAAATCAGTGGAATGCACAGCACCATCAGCTCAGTCAGACGGTCAAAGACTCCGCTACCGCAGCCGCGAAGCTTGATGGACAAATTACCCCGCTCTTTGAGCAGATTACATCAGACGTCCTTGAAGCGTTGTCAGGACAACAAAGTCCTGAGGCCATGTTACCTCGGGTTCTCACCAGCGAGCAGAAACTGATGCCCCTGCTGGTAGAGTTTCAGTCTGTCTTACCTGATGCTGACCAGGCGCAGACAGGCCATGCGGCTTCTGTTTCCCATCACTGGTTTTTCTGGCTGGTATTGCCAGTCACAGCCTATGCAGCCAGTTTTTATCTGTTGACCCGTGTCAGAAAGCGACAGGACACCCTCGACCAGAGAGAAACGGATCTCGATTTACGCACACAGAATCTGAAAAGTAATCAATCTCAACTGGCTGCGTCCATCTCGGCTTCATTTCATGAAACCTGGTCCTGGACAGAGCAGACCAATGAATTCTGGTGTTCGGAATCATTCTGGCGTGTGTTCGGCTATACCGCAGAGTCTGAGTTTCCCCTTGCTCAGTATGAAGAATTCCTCAGTCATCTGGGGGCGGGAAACAGAGAGTCCTGGGAAGCAGCGATAGAGCGACATTTGCAGGAAAATAAACCAATCGATCTGAAAGTTCGCACCCGGAATCAACTGGGGTTCTCCCGCTGGGTGCGAATCCAGGCCCAGGCCTTGAACGGAGAACGGGAGGGGCAGCGGACACTGATTGGGACCGTCGAGGACATTCATGATTATCAGCTGACGAAGTTACAACTCAACCAGAGTGAAAAACTTCTATCGCGTGTTGGTGAAGTTGCCAGGATCGGCGGCTGGCACCTGGATCTCGAAACGCGAGAACTGTTCTGGACTCAGGAGACGTATGCGATCCATGAAGTCGAGCCGGGATATCGCCCTTCCATCGAGACCGCGTACAGTTTTTATACTCCTGAGGCACGTCCCGTTTTGCAAAGTGCGCTGGAACGATCGATCGAAACCGGGCAGTCCTGGGATCTCAAGCTCCCCTTCATTACAGCGAAAGGACGACATATCTGGGTGAGAGCTCAGGGGGAACTGGAATACGAACAGGGGAACCCCGTACGCCTGGTGGGTGCTTTTCAGGATATTACGGAAGAAAAGCAGCGCGAAGCAGATTTTCTCATCCTTCAATACGACGAGTATACATCCCGAGCGCATCTGGATGGTGTCATCCGGGCGGCTACGGAAGTCTCCATCATTGCCACCGATCCCGAGGGCATTATCACGCTGTTCAGTCCTGGAGCCGAGCAGTTGCTGGGGTATTCAGCCAGGGAAATGATTGGCATTCAGACTCCCGAATGTTTTCACCTTGCAGAAGAAATTGAAGAACATGCCCGGGAATTGACTACTGCGCTCGGACGTAAGATTGAAAATTTTGAAACCTTTATCGCGCTGGCGCAACAGGGAGACTCTGACAAGCGAGAATGGACCTATGTCTGTAAAGACGGCAGCCATCGTACCGTAGAATTGACGGTGACTGCGATTCGCGATCAGTATCAGCAGATCGAAGGCTACCTCGGGGTCGGTATCGACATCACTCTACAGAAACAGAATGAAAAACAGCTATCGCGACTGGCAACGGCAGTCAGTAAGTCGACGAATGGTGTCGTGATCACGGATGCCCAGGGACGCGTAGAATGGGTCAATGACAGGTTTACGCGAATCACAGGCTATAGTCTCGAAGAGGTCATGGGCCAGACCCCGGGGGCGATGCTCCAGGGAGAGAAAACCGATCCCCAGGTGATCGAGTACATGTCGCGAAAGATTCGCACGGGAGAGAGCTTCGAAACAGAACTGATTAACTATCACAAGTCAGGGGCAGAATACTGGGTCCATCTGAAAGTCGATCCGATTCTGGACGCGGATGGCATGCTGACCGGTTTCATGGCCATCGAAAATGATATTACGGAGCGCAAGCAGGCGGAACAGGAACTGTTGGACAGCCGGGAAAAAATCCGCCGCCTGATTGATGCCCTGCCTGTCGCTGCATATACGTGTAATACCCAGGGACTGATTACCTATTACAACCAGGCAGCAGCCGATTTCTGGGGGCGGGAACCACAGATCGAAAATCCGGAGGACCGTTTCTGTGGTTCGTTCAAATTATTCGGCACTGATGGAAGTCCGATTCCGCATGAGAAATGCTGGATGGCGCTGGCTCTGGACACTGGGAAAACTCTTCACGGGGGAGAGATCGTAGTTGAGTCCGAGGACGGCAGTCGCAAGACCGCACTCGCACATGTCAGCCCGCTGTTTAATTTCGAAGGGGAGCTCACTGGGGCGGTCAATGTGCTCGTAGATATTTCCGATCGTATTGCTTTGGAGAAGTCTCTCAGAGAAGCAACAGTGCGGTTGGAACTCTGTCTGAAAGTGCTGGATCAGCATGCGATTGTGGCCGAGACCGATTTGAGTGGTACCATCCGTCACGTAAATGAAATGTTCTGCAAAGTCAGTGGATATTCTGAAGCAGAAACGATCGGGCAGACTCACAGCATCGTTAATTCAGGAACTCATTCCCGGGAATTCTGGAAAGAGGTGTTTCGCACCATTGCCGCGGAAGGCATGTGGCAGGGGGAAATCTGTAATCGGCGTAAAAATGGTGAACCGTACTGGGTCGATACGACAATCGCGACGATGAAAGATGGGGAAGGAACTCCCACAGGCTATCTCGCGATTCGAAACGACATCACCGAACTCAAACAGGCACAGGAAGCAGCGCTGGCGGCTTCTCAAAGTAAGAGCGAATTCCTGGCCAACATGAGCCACGAAATTCGCACGCCTCTAACGGCGATTCTGGGATATGCCGACTTGCTGAAAAATGATGCTGAGTTCTCAACGTCACCGCGAAAACGGGATCAGGCAGTAAATACTATCCAGGAGGCCGGCAACCATCTGCTGACGGTCATTAACGACATCCTGGATCTGTCCAAGATTGAAGCCCAGAAAGTGCAGCTTGATTACACAACGACCCAGGTGTTTCAAATTCTGGATCATATCGAGAGCCTGCTGCGTCCCCCGGCGACGGAAAAGGGAGTGGAGATGGTGACACGGATTCAGAATCCGATTCCCGATCTCATCAAAAGCGATCCCACCCGACTGCGTCAGATCCTGATGAATCTGGTCGGGAATGCAGTCAAATTTACTGAGCAGGGACAGATTCAACTCATTGTGGAACTGTCTCAGCAGGGCGAGACAGCGTTTCTGCAATTTGATATCCAGGATACCGGCCCCGGAATGTCCTCGGCACAGGCAGAAAAAATCTTCAACGCCTTTTCCCAGGCTGATACCTCGGTCACTCGCCAGCATGGAGGAACCGGACTGGGGCTGGTGATTTCGCGGAAACTGGCCCGACTGATGAACGGAGAGGTCTCGCTTGTCTGGACCAAGGAAGGAACCGGAACCTGTTTTCGTCTGCTACTTCCCATAGAGACCGTCGACGAAACCAGGTATGTCACGAGTCGTTTGCAGGACGAACTCGAACAGACTGAGCATAAAACTTCACTCGCAACGCTCGCACTTCCTGCGGGTACTCGAATTCTGCTGGCTGAAGATGGTCCCGACAATCAACGGCTGATTTCCTTTCTGCTCAAGAAGAAAGGGGCTGAAGTCGATGTCGCCGACAATGGCGCGATTGCATTGCGCAAATTCCATGAAGCAGAACAGGCAGGACAACCTTACCACCTTCTGCTGACAGACATGCAGATGCCTGAAATGGATGGATACACTCTGGCCAGCACGCTTCGTGCTGCAGGTGCAAAGCTACCCATCGTAGCACTTACCGCGCACGCCATGGCCGAAGATCGACAGAAGTGCCTCGACGCAGGCTGCGATGATTACCTCAGTAAACCGGTCAACAGCAAAGTACTCGCGAAAACGCTTCTGCACTGGATTACACTGCAGACGCCGACTGAGACCGAGCCTCCTTCGGTGCTCTGA